A portion of the bacterium genome contains these proteins:
- a CDS encoding tetratricopeptide repeat protein produces the protein MRKNQIRLKKNNSRRFPNNSILKNLIFIVGIIVGSVQPSSALDAQDHYIRGNEYLYNHQYSEAILEYKSALKLNPYYKSAYLNLGKAYQAKRLFKDATASYKKAISLDENYVEAYINLARCYELQNLLSRAKINLEKAIRLDPVNPEAHFYLANVLYKNNKIKNSIDEYLQTTKIDPTYFQAYLKLGSIYLKDFEDDKNAIYYFNLAKKTNPRNETSYLKLGELYFQKGLFNKAISEYKKAVELNPTNPVALTKYGLLYLTIGEYKNALPIFKKLIELTPANSLAHYTLGIIYEKSGMFDDALNEFETTLSLDTNDEVALFREEQIILEFNRLAVDSPLRKKDSEKHLISAENYLQEGFLTLATFEFKKSILLDPQNPNTRLALAKLYELIGRKQLAIDELIKVVELTPTNLEAKDRLERLYFEDETSLVKKEKIDQIPVSEIDLVVCAYPSNPIHFEMEEITLRILRSILNQFPHITLTEGGLILNDEKEIIDVGRKLKAEFALALKINETEQRIDINAELIDLKTVKKILKTQLPVRGKDKLIKALTFLAEKVINTIPTQGVIMRLADDKVIINLGKIHGLKPDQILEVWKREGELDPFTQRIKKPESIGKIKVVAVEPEISKALIITPMTLKFIGINDVVKLP, from the coding sequence ATGAGGAAAAATCAGATAAGGTTAAAAAAGAATAATTCAAGACGGTTCCCCAATAATTCTATTTTAAAAAACCTGATATTCATTGTGGGAATTATAGTAGGTTCAGTCCAACCTTCATCGGCCCTGGATGCACAAGACCATTATATCAGGGGAAATGAATATTTATACAACCACCAGTATTCAGAAGCCATCCTCGAATATAAATCTGCCTTAAAACTTAATCCTTACTACAAGTCTGCCTACCTTAATCTCGGTAAGGCATATCAAGCCAAAAGACTGTTTAAAGATGCTACTGCCTCATATAAAAAGGCTATTAGCCTGGATGAAAATTATGTTGAGGCATATATTAATTTAGCTCGATGCTATGAACTTCAGAATTTATTATCCCGTGCAAAAATAAATCTTGAAAAAGCAATTCGATTGGACCCTGTTAATCCTGAAGCACATTTCTACTTAGCGAATGTTTTATATAAGAATAACAAGATAAAAAACAGCATCGACGAATATCTTCAGACGACAAAAATTGACCCAACCTACTTTCAGGCTTACCTCAAATTGGGGTCTATCTATCTTAAAGATTTTGAGGATGATAAAAATGCCATTTATTATTTTAATCTGGCAAAAAAGACTAATCCCAGAAATGAAACATCCTATCTTAAATTAGGTGAGCTGTATTTTCAAAAAGGTTTATTTAATAAGGCGATTTCAGAATATAAAAAGGCAGTAGAACTAAATCCGACGAATCCTGTTGCCCTGACTAAATATGGATTGTTGTATCTAACAATTGGTGAATATAAAAATGCCCTACCGATATTTAAAAAGTTGATTGAACTCACACCTGCTAATTCCCTTGCTCATTATACATTAGGAATTATCTATGAGAAATCAGGGATGTTTGATGATGCCTTAAATGAATTTGAAACAACACTATCTCTTGACACAAACGATGAGGTTGCATTATTTAGAGAAGAGCAGATTATTTTAGAATTTAATCGGCTAGCAGTAGATTCACCTTTACGCAAAAAAGATAGTGAAAAACATCTCATTAGTGCGGAAAATTATCTCCAGGAAGGATTCTTGACTTTAGCCACTTTTGAATTTAAAAAATCTATCCTCCTTGACCCTCAGAATCCGAACACCCGCCTCGCTCTGGCTAAACTCTATGAACTTATTGGCAGGAAACAATTAGCCATTGACGAATTAATAAAAGTGGTTGAATTAACCCCAACTAACTTAGAGGCAAAAGATAGACTTGAAAGACTATACTTTGAGGATGAAACCTCATTAGTTAAAAAGGAAAAAATAGACCAGATTCCTGTATCAGAAATAGACTTAGTTGTTTGTGCCTATCCATCAAATCCAATTCACTTCGAGATGGAAGAGATTACACTTAGAATCTTACGCAGTATCCTAAACCAATTTCCACATATAACCTTAACAGAAGGAGGACTTATTCTTAATGATGAAAAGGAGATTATAGATGTGGGGCGAAAGTTAAAGGCTGAATTTGCCCTGGCACTAAAAATAAATGAAACTGAACAAAGGATTGATATTAATGCTGAATTGATTGACCTTAAAACCGTGAAAAAGATATTAAAAACTCAACTCCCGGTGAGAGGAAAGGATAAATTAATTAAGGCATTGACATTTTTAGCCGAAAAGGTTATAAATACTATCCCTACTCAAGGAGTGATAATGAGGCTCGCTGATGATAAAGTGATTATCAATCTTGGTAAAATACACGGGTTAAAACCTGACCAGATACTTGAGGTCTGGAAAAGAGAAGGTGAATTAGACCCATTTACTCAGCGGATAAAAAAACCTGAGTCAATAGGGAAAATTAAGGTAGTCGCAGTCGAACCTGAAATCTCAAAGGCACTAATAATTACCCCGATGACCTTAAAATTCATTGGTATAAATGATGTGGTTAAATTACCGTAA